From the genome of Vicia villosa cultivar HV-30 ecotype Madison, WI linkage group LG2, Vvil1.0, whole genome shotgun sequence, one region includes:
- the LOC131649424 gene encoding pentatricopeptide repeat-containing protein At5g56310-like — protein sequence MFSVMCFEENLTIIITITNSYATMAAKHTLSLRTQTNQCIKSLLSSCKSLQQALQIHAHMIVTGHHNNLFLSTTLFTFYATSTSSQSLHHSHTLFSQITNPDLFLWNAIIKAYSLTLHSPPKHPFSLFKSMLSCSISPDSFTFPYLFKSCANLLVTDNSPKMGLQVHCHVVRNGYGSDVYVNNGMLNFYCAFGGVDDAYKVFGEIPVRNCVSFNTMINGFVRAGFVKCCFRVFEEMRGACVKPDEYTFVGLLSCCSLLENYRIGREVHGLVYRELGCFGGSVLLVNKLVDMYAKCGCLVMAERVVTVSGMKIGMGVVPAWTSLVSAYALRREVEVARRLFDRMGERDVVSWTAMISGYSHAGCFREALELFVKMEGFGLKPDEVAVVAALSACARLGSLELGRRIHHQYAGENWTCGLNGGFISAVVDMYAKCGSIDAALDVFRKISDDVKTTILYNSIISGLAHHGLGEHALTLFEEMGLLGLKPDKITFIAVLSACGHCGLVDVGKKLFESMLTVYGVNPEMEHYGCIVDLLGRAGRLDEAHRLVLKMPFKANAVIWRALLSACKVHGDVAFARLASYELLELERDHGASYVMLSNMLADMDQHDEAAGLRKAIDNVAIQKPSGLSYMELNGTLHKFVAGDKSHTEAKTAEVVLGEINLGLNSE from the coding sequence ATGTTCAGTGTTATGTGTTTTGAAGAAAACTTAACTATCATAATAACCATTACAAACAGTTATGCTACAATGGCAGCAAAACACACACTATCATTACGAACTCAAACCAACCAATGCATAAAATCATTGCTATCATCATGCAAATCCCTGCAACAAGCTCTCCAAATCCATGCTCACATGATAGTAACTGGCCACCACAACAATCTCTTCCTCTCCACCACTCTCTTCACCTTTTACGCCACATCCACCTCCTCACAATCCCTACACCATTCCCACACCCTCTTCTCCCAAATCACCAACCCCGATCTCTTCCTATGGAACGCCATCATCAAAGCATACTCCCTCACCCTTCACTCTCCACCAAAACACCCTTTTTCCCTCTTCAAATCAATGCTCTCCTGTTCTATATCACCTGATTCGTTTACCTTCCCTTATCTCTTTAAATCATGTGCTAATTTGTTGGTAACTGATAATAGtcctaaaatgggtcttcaggtTCATTGCCATGTTGTGAGAAATGGGTATGGTTCAGATGTTTATGTTAACAATGGTATGTTGAATTTCTATTGTGCTTTTGGGGGTGTTGATGATGCTTACAAGGTGTTTGGAGAAATTCCTGTGAGAAACTGTGTTTCGTTTAATACGATGATTAATGGGTTTGTGCGTGCTGGTTTTGTAAAATGTTGTTTTCGGGTTTTTGAGGAGATGAGGGGGGCTTGTGTTAAGCCGGATGAGTATACTTTTGTTGGTTTGTTGTCGTGTTGTTCTTTGTTGGAGAATTATAGGATTGGGAGGGAAGTGCATGGTTTGGTTTATAGAGAATTGGGGTGTTTTGGTGGTAGTGTTTTGTTGGTGAATAAGCTTGTTGATATGTATGCGAAATGTGGGTGTTTGGTTATggctgagagggttgtgactgtgAGTGGAATGAAAATTGGGATGGGTGTTGTTCCGGCTTGGACTTCTTTGGTGAGTGCTTATGCTTTGCGGAGAGAAGTTGAGGTTGCTAGAAGATTGTTTGACCGAATGGGTGAAAGAGACGTGGTTTCTTGGACTGCTATGATTAGTGGTTACTCTCATGCTGGATGTTTTCGAGAAGCATTGGAATTGTTTGTGAAGATGGAAGGTTTTGGGTTGAAACCGGACGAGGTTGCTGTGGTTGCTGCTCTTTCCGCGTGTGCGAGGCTAGGTTCTCTTGAGTTGGGAAGAAGGATTCACCATCAATATGCTGGTGAGAATTGGACATGTGGTCTGAATGGCGGGTTTATTTCTGCTGTTGTTGATATGTATGCCAAATGCGGTAGCATTGACGCTGCTTTGGATGTGTTCCGTAAAATAAGTGATGATGTGAAAACAACTATTCTGTATAATTCTATTATCTCTGGTCTTGCTCATCATGGTCTCGGTGAACATGCTTTAACTTTATTTGAAGAAATGGGGTTATTAGGATTAAAACCGGACAAAATCACTTTTATAGCAGTTTTAAGTGCTTGTGGACATTGTGGTTTGGTTGATGTTGGAAAAAAACTGTTTGAATCCATGTTAACTGTGTATGGTGTTAATCCTGAAATGGAGCATTATGGCTGTATAGTTGACCTTCTTGGAAGGGCCGGCCGTCTGGACGAAGCACATCGTTTAGTTCTAAAGATGCCATTTAAGGCCAATGCTGTCATTTGGAGAGCACTGTTAAGTGCTTGTAAAGTACACGGAGATGTTGCATTTGCTAGACTTGCCAGCTATGAGCTTCTTGAGTTGGAGCGCGATCACGGTGCCAGCTATGTGATGCTATCTAACATGCTAGCTGACATGGATCAGCATGATGAAGCTGCTGGTTTGAGAAAAGCAATAGACAATGTTGCTATACAGAAGCCGTCCGGTTTGAGCTATATGGAACTGAATGGAACTCTTCACAAGTTTGTGGCAGGCGATAAGTCTCACACAGAAGCCAAAACTGCTGAGGTGGTGCTTGGGGAAATTAATTTAGGACTGAACTCTGAATAA